The segment CACTCTGCAACCGTTCGGAATGCCGGGACTCACCGGCGGGGGTTTTCGGATCAACGATCTTTGCGAAACCGCCGATGGGATGTTCGCGGCCGCGGTCGACACGGTGGGCGTGGTGTTCTTCGATCGGCAGGGCCGATTGGTGCAGGTGCTGGATCGCTCACTCGACCACCGGCTCGCCCGTGTGCAGAAGCTCATCTATGGGCCCGGCGTGCTGTGGGCGCGGCTCAACGAAGGCTTCGCCCGCATCGAATTCCCGTCGCCGATCTCGCGCTTCGAGCCGCTGCTGGCCAGCAGTCTCGCCTACGCCCGCCCTTTGCGGCACGACGGCTGGCTCTGGCTGCTCGCGGATGGCCACGCGATGCGCGGCATCTACAACTCCGTCGGGCGGCTGGAGCGATTTGAATCCGACGGCCCGCCCGGGCGCTACGTCTTCGCGCTGTCGTCAGTCGGCGGCGAGTTGTTCGCGACCAATGAAACAGGCATCTTCCTTCGGCGCGGCCGCAGCTGGGAGCTGATTGTCGCCGGCGTGATCAACGCCCGGGTCATCACCACGCTCGCGAACGGCCAGCTGCTGTACGCCGCGCGCGACGAGATCGGCACGCTCGAAGCCGCCAACGACGGGTTCGTGGTCCACCGCCAGTCCGTGCCGCAGCTCGGCGACGTGTTCAACGCGATCCAGGACGCCGCCGGCGTGTTCTGGTTTGAACTCGGCACCAGCCGTGTCGCCCGGCTCGACGTGCAGGCTGGCCTCGACATCGCAATTTTAGGTACGCAGGACGGACTCACCGATGGCTGGGTCGAGGCGTATGTGCTCGACGGCGTGGCGCGGTTTCATTTGCCCAACCACCTCTTCCGGTTCGACGTAGCCACCCACCGTTTCGTCGAGGATCGGGAGTTGATCGCCAGGTTCCCGCAGCTCCTCGTGGGCGGCGGCCGGCCGGTGGTCGATGGTTTGGGCCGCATGTGGTTTACCGTCGACGGCAGCGCGCACGTGCTCGACACCCGCGCGGTCGGCGCCGCCCGCGTGCCGCGGGCGATCCCGGTGGGATTCGCGCCGAGCGATTACGTCGTCGAAACCGACGGTGTCGCCTGGATGTTCCTGAATCGCCGGCTGGCGCGGGTCGATCTCCGCGTCGCCCCGCCGTCCGAGCCGCCCCTGCGCGCACTCGTGACCTCCGTGCAGTTCCCCGTTACGAACCGCAGTCTGTTTCAACCCGGCGCCACGCTGGCGCCGCTCGACTACACCGACAGCTCGCTCGTGTTTCATTTCGTCGCGCCGGCGAACCCGTTCGGTCCCGCGCTGCAATTCGAAGTGTTGCTGGAGGGCGCCGAGAACCAGTGGAGATCGACCGGCAACATCGGCTCCGCCGCGTTTAGTCAGCTCAAGGCCGGCAACTACGTGTTTCGCGTGCGGCCCGTGCGCGCGGGTCGGGCCACGGGCGAGGAGGCACGCGTTGCCTTCACGATCAAGCCCCCCTGGTTCCGCACGCCGCTCGCGTGGACCCTCTACGGTGTCACCGGCCTGGGACTGCTGGGCTTTTCGATCTGGCTCCCCGCGTTTCTGCAACGGCGCGAGAACGAGCGGCTGGAACGGCTGGTCGCGGTGCGCACCGAGGAGCTGAATACGAGCAACCAGCAGCTCGGCCAACAAATCCAGGAGACCACTGAAAAATCGAAGGCGCTCGCCGCCAGCGAAGAACGGTATCGCCAGCTCGCCGTCGAGCTCGAGCATCGCGTCGAAGCCCGCACCGCCGAACTTTCGCACTCCAATGCCGAACTGCAGCAACGCGAATCGCTGTTCCGGCTCATGTTCGAGCACGCACCCGTCGGCATCGCCTGGAAACGCGCCGATCTGGGCAACGAATACCATTTCAACCCGACTTTCCGCCGAATCCTGCAGCTGCCCGTTTACGCTCCGGCCCAGCTGCCGCTGATCGAAGAGCTCGCCCACCCCGACGACCTTCCCGCCCTCTCGCGCGCGATGCGGGCGATCCAAGCGGGCCAGGCCGACAGCTTCACCATCGAGCCCCGTTTCGTCGTCGCCGGCAGCCAGACCGTGTGGACCTCGCTTTCCGTGGCGGTGGTGCGTGGCTCCGACGCCGCCATCGTTCAGGTCATCAGCATCCTCGAGGACATCACCCCGCGAAAGAAGGCGGAACAGGAACTCGCCACGACCTACAAGAACCTGGTCGATGCGTCCCGGATGGCAGGCATGGCGGAAGTGGCGACAGGCGTGCTCCACAACGTCGGCAACGTGCTTAACAGCCTCAACGTCTCCACGAACCTCGTCGCCAACGGCATCCGCCAGGCAAAGGTCGACACCATCGTGAAGCTGTCCGCGATGCTCAACGAACAGGCGGATCATCTCGGCGAGTTTCTCACGCAGGATCCAAAGGGCCGGCTCGTGCCAGAGATGCTCGCGAAGCTGGCGCAGCACTCGGTGGCTGAGCGCGACTGGCTCGCGAAGGAAATTTCGTCGATGCAGAAGCACATCGACCACATCAAGGACATCGTCGCCATGCAGCAGAGCTACGCCACGGTGATCGGCGTGGTGGAAAGCCTGGATGCTTCCACGCTCTTCGAGGATGCGCTGCGCATGAACACCGCGGCGCTCATGCGCCATGATGTGACCGTTGTCCGCGAGTATCTGCCCGCCCCCAAGGTCAGCGTGGAAAAAGGCAAGGTTCTGCAGATCTTGATCAATCTCATCCGCAACGCCAAATACGCCTGCGACGACGCGCAGCTGCCGGAAGGCACGCAAAAGATCATGACGGTGCGCATCGAGCCGGGCGAGAACGGCCGCGTGCGGTTGATCGTGCGCGACAACGGCGTCGGCATCGCCCCGGAAAATCTCACGCGCATCTTCGCGCACGGGTTCACGACGCGGTCCTACGGCCACGGGTTCGGACTGCACTCCAGCGCGATCTCAGCCAAGGAAATGCAGGGCTCGCTCACCGCTTACAGCGAGGGTCTCGGCCGCGGCGCGACGTTCGTGCTCGAGATCCCCACCGAACCGTCAGCACCCGCAACTGGCACGCGCAACCCGAAAACAGTCCTGAGTGCGCCTTCCCCCGCCGTCTGAGCGGCTGCGCCCTCGTGGCGACGCTGAAACGACGAGGGCGGTTTACACCCCAAGCGTCCGCCAGTCCGCCCGCCTCACGACGACCCTGTCGGCTCCGGCATCGGATTCTCGCGCAGGACCTGGTTCGGCAGATCGTCGACCGCCTGCTCCGGATAGGCCATTTTCCAGCCGTCCGTCGTCCATTGATATTGCTGCCGGCCCCGGCTGGATCCGCGCACGCGCATTTCGATCCGGTCGGATTTCAGGAACACGGTCTCGATCTTCTCAAGCAGCGCCGGATCCGACGGCGGCGGGTAGACCAACGCGTCGGCCGCGGTAAAGAAGGCATACAGCTCCTCGGGAGTCTTGTACTGGCGCCGAAGAAACTCGGGCATCTCGGCGAGCTTGGCCTCCGCTCGCGCACGGCCGTCGCCATCGAAATGGATCTGCCTCGCGATCGCCGCGACGTCGCCCGTATAGCAGGCCCACGCGAAGGTCTCGATCGCCTCCATCGGCGCGCCCATTCCGCGGTTCTGCAACGCCGGCTTCTGGCTCTTCGCCGCAGCGGTGGCCGCGTTTTTCGCCGCACTGTTTTCCTGCACGCGGGCCGAAAGCGCCGCGAGCTTCTCGCGGTCCGCGACGGCCCCCAGGCTCGGCCCGTCGCCCGTCGCCGTCGCCTCATGGGTGGATTTGAGTTGGCGCAGGGCTTCGTTGTCCGCGCGCAGTACCGCATTCTCGCGCTGCGTCCAGCGGTTCTTCCACGTGAGCCCCGCGGTGGTCAGGCCCGCGGCGGCGATTCCGGTGATTGCTGCAATCGTTAGTTTGTTCATGGCCAAAAGGGATGCGCCCGCAGCCACCCCGGCCCCGCTCGCCGCGGAGGCGAGCGCTTGGGGAGCTAGGGTCACAACCCATGCCTCTGGCGCCGCCGGTGCCGCGTGACTCGACACCAGCAACCCGAGCGCGCTCGCGGTCGACGTGCAGCCGCGCTGCGCGAGGATGCGGCGCAGCTTTTCCAGCGACCGCTCGACGCGCATCCGGGCCGCGTTCTCGGTGAGCCCGAGACTCGCGCCGAGCTCGCCGAAGGACCGTCCTTCAAAGAAGCGCAGCAGCACCGCGGTGCGATCGGTCTCGTTGAGGTCATCCAGCGCCTCGTCGAGCAACGGCTGCAGCCTCTCCCACTCGACGCGTTCTCCATCCGGACACTCGTTCATGGTTTCGGCCTCGCGTTCGTGGGCTTGCCGCCGCTGCCGGGCGCGGACGGCGTCGATGGCAGCGAATCGGGTGGTCCGGTGCAGCCAGCCCACCAGCGTGGGATGACGCGTGAGGGCGGCAGCTTTGCGCGCCAGCGCCGTGAACACGCGCTGGCCGACCTCCTCGGCCAGGTGCGTGTCGCCGCAGGTCTGCCTCAACGCGGCGGCGTAGACGAGATTGGCGTGACGCCGCACCAGTTCGTGGAACGCAGCTTCGGAGTTTGCGTCAACGTAGCGACGGAGGAGTTCGGCGTCGGCCAGCATGGGTTCATCCTATAACCGGCTCTCGTCGCGAAACCGCACAAAAAACCGCCGGTGCTTCCCGGCCCCTCGCCACAGTTTGCCAGGATGGCAATGCGCAGAGAGTCGCGGCTCGCGGCCGCGCTTCCGCAAGGCTCGTCCCGCCTAAGCGGCGGTCGCGGCCGCATTCCACATTTCCCGTAGACGGTCGCGGCTGTAGCCGAGGAAATGCCGGTCGGGCGCGAACACCTCGAGCGTGATCGTCTGGTCGTAGCCACTGCGCCGCAACTCGCGCAGGTGTTGGGCCAGATCGATCTGGCCCATCCCGATCGCCAGATGAAGATCGGCGTGGCCGCCGCGGTTGTCGTGCACGTGCACGTGCGCGATGCGGCGGCGGAAATGCGCGATCATCTCCGGCGCGCTGCTCCGCTCGAGCCCGAGATTGCAGTGGCCGATATCCAGATGCAGCCCGAGTTGCGGGATGGCATCGAGGATCGGCGTCAGCTGCGGCACGGTGTTGAACCGACCTGGCACGTTTTCCAGCATGATTCCGACGCCGAGCGGCGCCGCAAATTCGACGAGTTCGCGCAGCGTGGAGACGTTCCGCAACACGATTGTCGGCTCGTCGATGAACGGCGCGTGTCCGTCCGGATGCACGTTCATCCACTTGGCGCCGATCTTCGCGAAAAATTCCGCGGCACGCTTGAGTTCGTCGAGCGCCGCACGCCGCAGACTCTCGAACGAGGAGGCGATCGGCAGATAGAACGCGGTGTGACCCACCACGCCAAGTCCGTGATCACGCAGCATCCGGCTCACTTCGGCGGGTTGGAGCGACCAGGTGGCGGCGGCCGGCGGCTCCAAGGTCAAATCGATGAAGTCGAGTTTCAGCTCCGCCATCCACGCGAGTTCGCGCGCCAGCGGTTCGCCGGGATGGTTCATTGCGCCAATTTGCATAAGGTCAGTCTTTCAAGTCTCTCGCCCGCCACGCCGCCACCTGCCAGGCGGAACCCGCCGCCGGCGGGTTTGAACGATCGCGGGCATTCGCTCGCTAACAGCCCAGTGGGGACGCCGGGCTCCACCAGCGCAGTGGGAATTCGGTGCTCGGGCTCTCCGTTCTTGTCCGTCCTCATCAGCGTTCCAGCGGCTCGTTGAGCGGCTGATGCGGAGCAAACCACGGCCGGCTGTCGAAGAGCCGCACGCGCCGCTCCTCGGTCGCGGCGAGATCGTCCGCTTCGACGCGTGCCAGCGCGAACTGCTTCCGCAGCCACGGCGGCAACGCGTGAGCCCGGCCCGGGCACATCCAGTTGAAAATCGCCAGCGCCGCATGGAGCAGCGGCAGATCGCGGCCCATCCGCTCCACCAGCCAGGGCCACGAAAGGTGCTCCACCGATGCCGCGAGCACATTGAGCACGTCCACCCAGTCGCAGCGTTCGCGCTGCATGACATAGAGTTTCACGCGCACGAGTTCCTCGGCCGGGGCGACGCGGTATTCGCGGCCATGCAGCGTCACCACCCCGGCGCGTTCGAACCACGCCTCGTCGATGCCAACGCGGTGATTGGGCAGCGCCCAGATCACATCGAACAAAACTCCCTCCTTGATCCCGCGGAAAATCCAGCTGCGATCATAGGCCTGCTGCGGATAATAGTCCTCGAAGCCCGCGCGCTGAAGTGCGGCGATCGCGCGTTCGCGATCCGTGGCGTGCACGATCACGTCCATGTCCTTCGTGTTGCGCCAGTGCCCGGTGTAGGTCGCCAGCGCGAGCGCGCCGGCCAGCAGGAAACGCGCGCCGGCCTCGTCCAGCGCCTCGGCGCCGGCCGTGAGCACCCTCCACTGCTCCTCCGGAATCAGCGCAGCCCACGGAGCAGGCGCTGGGGGCGGAGTGTTTTGCACGTCTGAGAATGAGGGAGCGGCGGGGGGCATCGTTGATTTCCGTGTGCCGTCGCAGACCGACCAACCTGCCACGCGTTCCCCGACCGTCGCGCCGCGGAAAACGCGAGGCCGGTGCGCCCGTGAGTTGGTCGGGCGCCGCCGCTCGGCCGAGGCGCGGCGCGGCGAAATATTCCCGCCCGCGGCGTATTACCAAGTCGTTACCACTTTCCCCTTCCCAAGTGTGCTAAGTTGCGGCTGAACTTACGCTCTCATGTCCTCCTCCGTCGAAAACGTCGTCATCGTGGGCACCGGCTGCGCCGGACTGACTGCCGCCATCTATACGGCGCGCGCCAACCTGAACCCGCTCGTGCTTGAAGGCACGCTGCCGGGCGGCCAGCTCACGACCACGAGCGAAGTGGAGAACTTCCCCGGATTCCCGGAGGGCATCGACGGCTTTCAGCTCATGCAGAACCTGCGCGAGCAGGCGACGCGGTTCGGCACGCGGTTCGAACAGGCGCTCGTCACCGCGGTGGATTTTACCTCGCAGCCGCGCAAGCTGATCTGCGGCGACCGGACGGTTCTCGCAAAGACGGTGATCATCGCGACCGGCGCGTCGCCGCGGATGACGGGCGTGCCCGGTGAAAAGGAGCTCTACGGCGGCAAAGGTGTGACAACCTGCGCGACGTGCGATGGCGCGTTCTACCGCAACATGGACGTGGCCGTGATCGGCGGCGGCGACAGCGCAGCGGAAGAAGCGCTGTTTCTCACGCGCTTCGCGAGCAAGGTTTATCTCGTGCACCGCCGCGATACGCTGCGCGCCTCCAAGATCATGGCGGCCCGCGCCACGTCGCACGAAAAGATCGTGCCCGTCTGGAATTCCATTCCCCTCGCCGTCGAAGGCGTGGAGCAAGGCGGCGTTAGCGGACTGCGCGTGGAAAACGTGAAGACCGGCGAGACGCGCGTGCTGCCGGTGAAAGGCGTATTTATCGCGATCGGTCACGTGCCGAACTCCGGGCCGTTCGCCGAGGCGCTGGACGTCGATGAGGGCGGCTATTTTAAACCGAGCGTTGGGTCGCAGGTGAAAACGAAGGTGCCGGGCGTGTACGTGGCCGGCGATTGCGCCGATCACGTTTACCGGCAGGCGATCACCGCGGCCGGGATGGGCTGCCAAGCCGCGATCGAAGCCGAGCGCTGGCTGGCCGAGCACGGAACGTAAGCTGGTTCGCTGGGGAGGGGTTTTACGCCCCGACCAATTGTCCGATGTCCAGCGAGGCTCACCTGCAGTCTGATGAGCACGCAGCCAAGCCAAAACCCGGCTACGCCGCTCTGCGGCGACATCGCTGGTCAGTCGTAGGTGCCGAGTATTTCGTCACAGTGAAAGTGCAGCGTCCAGCAATCGGGCTGATCGAACCTGACCTCGTCGGCGCGGTTCGCCGACAGATCGAAAAACTCGAAGCGGAGCAGGTTTGGCGTGTTGGCACATGGGTCGTGATGCCCGATCACCTCCACCTCCTCTTCACGCTTGGCGAATCGGACGCTCTTTCGGAGTGCCTTCGTTCTTTCAAGGGCGCCTTTCGCCAGCGTTGCGCTCGCATCAACTGCGTTGGCAAGACGGCTACTACGAGCACCGCCTCCGGCCCAACGAAGACCGCTTGCCCGTGTTTCTCTACATCTTCCTGAACCCCTATCGCGCGAAGCTGGTCGGAGCCAACGAACGGTACTCCGCCTACTTCTGTCGCGATGAAGATTGGGTCTGGTTTGAGCCGCTTACC is part of the Opitutus terrae PB90-1 genome and harbors:
- the trxB gene encoding thioredoxin-disulfide reductase translates to MSSSVENVVIVGTGCAGLTAAIYTARANLNPLVLEGTLPGGQLTTTSEVENFPGFPEGIDGFQLMQNLREQATRFGTRFEQALVTAVDFTSQPRKLICGDRTVLAKTVIIATGASPRMTGVPGEKELYGGKGVTTCATCDGAFYRNMDVAVIGGGDSAAEEALFLTRFASKVYLVHRRDTLRASKIMAARATSHEKIVPVWNSIPLAVEGVEQGGVSGLRVENVKTGETRVLPVKGVFIAIGHVPNSGPFAEALDVDEGGYFKPSVGSQVKTKVPGVYVAGDCADHVYRQAITAAGMGCQAAIEAERWLAEHGT
- a CDS encoding sugar phosphate isomerase/epimerase family protein: MNHPGEPLARELAWMAELKLDFIDLTLEPPAAATWSLQPAEVSRMLRDHGLGVVGHTAFYLPIASSFESLRRAALDELKRAAEFFAKIGAKWMNVHPDGHAPFIDEPTIVLRNVSTLRELVEFAAPLGVGIMLENVPGRFNTVPQLTPILDAIPQLGLHLDIGHCNLGLERSSAPEMIAHFRRRIAHVHVHDNRGGHADLHLAIGMGQIDLAQHLRELRRSGYDQTITLEVFAPDRHFLGYSRDRLREMWNAAATAA
- a CDS encoding ATP-binding protein, whose product is MSTSRGEADAANSNLISSAPAGVVETGVPSFAVLGAYTMGLSTPPTDLHLLPDGQLLAVAQREIAFGDGVRWQVFRAADEAPSIFGRIAVDDSGQIYFGIQGGIARLDLGADSRWRATQVCSLPAGAGMDDSTMISVTRVADDWYWHGGSGAIVAWRPGQTPTLAGTIGSVEQIFSVGEHIFVSEQASGGLYRMTSRRSAMERVAAAAQFASETVTCVVPYRPGVVLVGTSFNGLKLFDGTTLQPFGMPGLTGGGFRINDLCETADGMFAAAVDTVGVVFFDRQGRLVQVLDRSLDHRLARVQKLIYGPGVLWARLNEGFARIEFPSPISRFEPLLASSLAYARPLRHDGWLWLLADGHAMRGIYNSVGRLERFESDGPPGRYVFALSSVGGELFATNETGIFLRRGRSWELIVAGVINARVITTLANGQLLYAARDEIGTLEAANDGFVVHRQSVPQLGDVFNAIQDAAGVFWFELGTSRVARLDVQAGLDIAILGTQDGLTDGWVEAYVLDGVARFHLPNHLFRFDVATHRFVEDRELIARFPQLLVGGGRPVVDGLGRMWFTVDGSAHVLDTRAVGAARVPRAIPVGFAPSDYVVETDGVAWMFLNRRLARVDLRVAPPSEPPLRALVTSVQFPVTNRSLFQPGATLAPLDYTDSSLVFHFVAPANPFGPALQFEVLLEGAENQWRSTGNIGSAAFSQLKAGNYVFRVRPVRAGRATGEEARVAFTIKPPWFRTPLAWTLYGVTGLGLLGFSIWLPAFLQRRENERLERLVAVRTEELNTSNQQLGQQIQETTEKSKALAASEERYRQLAVELEHRVEARTAELSHSNAELQQRESLFRLMFEHAPVGIAWKRADLGNEYHFNPTFRRILQLPVYAPAQLPLIEELAHPDDLPALSRAMRAIQAGQADSFTIEPRFVVAGSQTVWTSLSVAVVRGSDAAIVQVISILEDITPRKKAEQELATTYKNLVDASRMAGMAEVATGVLHNVGNVLNSLNVSTNLVANGIRQAKVDTIVKLSAMLNEQADHLGEFLTQDPKGRLVPEMLAKLAQHSVAERDWLAKEISSMQKHIDHIKDIVAMQQSYATVIGVVESLDASTLFEDALRMNTAALMRHDVTVVREYLPAPKVSVEKGKVLQILINLIRNAKYACDDAQLPEGTQKIMTVRIEPGENGRVRLIVRDNGVGIAPENLTRIFAHGFTTRSYGHGFGLHSSAISAKEMQGSLTAYSEGLGRGATFVLEIPTEPSAPATGTRNPKTVLSAPSPAV
- a CDS encoding nucleotidyltransferase family protein, whose translation is MQNTPPPAPAPWAALIPEEQWRVLTAGAEALDEAGARFLLAGALALATYTGHWRNTKDMDVIVHATDRERAIAALQRAGFEDYYPQQAYDRSWIFRGIKEGVLFDVIWALPNHRVGIDEAWFERAGVVTLHGREYRVAPAEELVRVKLYVMQRERCDWVDVLNVLAASVEHLSWPWLVERMGRDLPLLHAALAIFNWMCPGRAHALPPWLRKQFALARVEADDLAATEERRVRLFDSRPWFAPHQPLNEPLER
- a CDS encoding RNA polymerase sigma factor — protein: MLADAELLRRYVDANSEAAFHELVRRHANLVYAAALRQTCGDTHLAEEVGQRVFTALARKAAALTRHPTLVGWLHRTTRFAAIDAVRARQRRQAHEREAETMNECPDGERVEWERLQPLLDEALDDLNETDRTAVLLRFFEGRSFGELGASLGLTENAARMRVERSLEKLRRILAQRGCTSTASALGLLVSSHAAPAAPEAWVVTLAPQALASAASGAGVAAGASLLAMNKLTIAAITGIAAAGLTTAGLTWKNRWTQRENAVLRADNEALRQLKSTHEATATGDGPSLGAVADREKLAALSARVQENSAAKNAATAAAKSQKPALQNRGMGAPMEAIETFAWACYTGDVAAIARQIHFDGDGRARAEAKLAEMPEFLRRQYKTPEELYAFFTAADALVYPPPSDPALLEKIETVFLKSDRIEMRVRGSSRGRQQYQWTTDGWKMAYPEQAVDDLPNQVLRENPMPEPTGSS